One genomic window of Cannabis sativa cultivar Pink pepper isolate KNU-18-1 chromosome 2, ASM2916894v1, whole genome shotgun sequence includes the following:
- the LOC115719627 gene encoding protein CNGC15b, producing MGYANSRSVRFQDDLELTKLPIVNGDDKDVKAQYKIDGTQIQEQSSKKSDHGRRVVTSLKSKVLSRVFSEDYERVQKKILDPRGPIIRRWNKIFLVTCLISLFVDPLFFYLPMVRKEQCIDIGTHLEVALTIIRSFADAFYMIQIFIRFRTAYIAPSSRVFGRGELVIDTKKIARSYLRQNFWIDLLAALPLPQVLIWIVIPNLGGSTMTNTKNFLRFILIFQYLPRLFLIFPLSSQIVKATGVVTETAWAGAAYNLILYMLASHVLGACWYLLSIEREEACWKSACDKEKIFCKSEYFDCDMSKDLNRQSWFQKSNVTLLCSPDNTFYEYGIYGDAVTFNVTIATFFNKYFYCLWWGLRNLSSLGQNLSTSTFVGEIIFAIIIATLGLVLFALLIGNMQTYLQSTTVRLEEWRIKRTDTEQWMHHRQLPPELRQSVRKYDQYKWVATRGVDEETLLKGLPMDLRRDIKRHLCLDLVRRVPLFDQMDERMLDAICERLKPALCTEGTFLVREGDPVNEMLFIIRGHLDSYTTNGGRTGFFNSCHIGPADFCGEELLTWALDPRPGAILPSSTRTVKAISEVEAFALVAEDLKFVASQFRRLHSKQLRHKFRFYSHQWRLWAACFIQAAWRRYKKRKELAQLRALESPIVPEPEPVAQHNLDLAMYAARLVANTRKPINKHSGPDSGVVSSLRKPAEPDFSVCEE from the exons ATGGGGTATGCTAATTCAAGATCTGTAAG ATTTCAAGATGATCTTGAATTAACAAAACTACCTATAGTTAATGGAGATGATAAAGATGTTAAGGCTCAATACAAGATTGATGGGACTCAAATACAAGAACAAAGTTCTAAGAAGAGTGATCATGGAAGGAGAGTAGTAACATCATTAAAATCCAAAGTTTTGTCTAGAGTTTTCTCTGAGGATTATGAAAGAGTTCAGAAGAAGATACTCGATCCTCGGGGTCCTATAATTCGTCGTTGGAACAAGATTTTCTTAGTAACTTGTTTGATTTCATTGTTTGTTGACCCTTTATTCTTTTACTTGCCAATGGTGAGAAAAGAACAATGCATTGACATTGGAACTCACCTTGAAGTAGCTCTCACAATCATTAGATCATTTGCAGATGCCTTTTACATGATTCAAATTTTCATCAGATTTCGTACAGCTTACATAGCGCCTTCCTCTCGAGTGTTCGGGAGAGGAGAGCTTGTTATTGACACTAAGAAGATCGCGAGGAGTTACTTGCGCCAAAACTTTTGGATTGACCTCTTAGCTGCTTTGCCTCTTCCTCAG GTGTTGATTTGGATTGTTATTCCTAATCTTGGTGGCTCAACGATGACAAACACCAAGAACTTTCTTCGGTTCATCTTAATCTTTCAGTATCTCCCGCGATTGTTTCTTATATTTCCTTTGTCATCACAAATCGTTAAGGCTACTGGTGTTGTCACTGAAACAGCTTGGGCTGGTGCTGCATACAATCTTATTCTCTACATGTTAGCAAGCCAT GTTTTAGGTGCTTGTTGGTACCTTCTATCAATTGAAAGAGAAGAAGCATGTTGGAAAAGTGCTTGTGACAAAGAGAAAATCTTTTGCAAAAGTGAATACTTTGATTGTGACATGTCTAAAGACCTCAATAGGCAAAGTTGGTTCCAAAAAAGCAATGTCACATTACTATGCAGCCCAGATAATACATTTTATGAGTATGGTATTTATGGTGATGCAGTCACTTTTAATGTTACAATTGCAACTTTCTTCAACAAGTATTTTTACTGTCTTTGGTGGGGACTAAGAAATCTAAG TTCCTTGGGGCAAAATTTATCAACAAGTACTTTTGTTGGAGAAATCATTTTTGCAATTATTATTGCAACTCTTGGATTGGTTCTCTTTGCTTTGCTTATTGGCAATATGCAg ACGTATTTGCAATCGACGACGGTTCGATTAGAAGAGTGGAGAATCAAAAGAACTGACACTGAACAATGGATGCATCATAGACAACTGCCTCCGGAGTTGAGGCAGTCAGTTCGAAAATATGATCAGTATAAGTGGGTGGCTACTAGAGGTGTTGATGAAGAAACTCTTCTTAAAGGGTTACCTATGGATCTTCGTCGAGATATCAAGCGCCATCTTTGTCTTGATCTTGTTAGACGA GTGCCATTGTTTGATCAAATGGATGAAAGAATGCTAGATGCAATATGTGAAAGGCTTAAGCCGGCATTATGCACCGAAGGCACATTTCTTGTGCGTGAAGGCGATCCGGTCAACGAAATGCTCTTTATAATTAGAGGTCATCTTGACTCCTACACCACAAATGGCGGCCGGACCGGGTTCTTTAACTCGTGCCATATCGGTCCGGCCGACTTTTGTGGCGAGGAACTACTGACGTGGGCATTAGACCCACGTCCAGGTGCCATCCTCCCGTCCTCAACTCGGACGGTCAAAGCCATCTCCGAAGTTGAGGCTTTTGCCCTTGTGGCTGAGGACTTGAAATTTGTTGCCTCACAATTTAGAAGGCTCCACAGCAAACAACTAAGGCATAAATTTAGGTTTTATTCCCACCAATGGAGATTATGGGCCGCATGTTTTATACAGGCCGCTTGGCGCAGATACAAAAAGCGCAAAGAATTGGCTCAACTTCGGGCCTTGGAAAGCCCAATAGTTCCTGAGCCCGAACCAGTGGCCCAACATAATTTGGACTTGGCTATGTACGCGGCTAGGCTGGTCGCAAACACTCGGAAGCCCATTAACAAACATTCTGGGCCGGACTCTGGAGTCGTTAGCTCGTTGAGAAAACCAGCTGAGCCCGATTTTTCAGTTTGTGAGGAATGA